The following coding sequences are from one Pseudomonas mendocina window:
- the umuC gene encoding translesion error-prone DNA polymerase V subunit UmuC produces the protein MADRVFALIDCNAFYCSCERVFRPDLARVPIVVLSNNDGCVVSRTAEAKALGIKMGEPWFQIRKSFEAAGGMAFSSNYALYGDMSERVMTVIEGLVPALEVYSIDEAFAELTGVLGDLDALGRDIRGQVLACTGIPTGVGIGPSKTLAKLANYAAKRWQKQTGGVVDIRDPERRAKLLAATPVGEVWGVGRRLTARLSDLNIKTAADLAAADAWTLRTQFSVVLEKTARELRGITCLELDGEAPPKQEICCSRMFGKRLHELPPIREAVATYAARAAEKLRAQGSVCKRVRVSIRTGMFNPDEPKFARGIMCELQYPSDDTRLITQAALAGLEQVYRPGFAFSKAEVLLLDLCQRGEYTDDLFTPSQPEASRQVMAVLDAVNAKWGRGTLRPGVVPPTPGWGMKRELMSRSFTTRLDQLWRI, from the coding sequence GTGGCTGACCGCGTGTTCGCACTGATCGACTGCAACGCCTTCTACTGCAGCTGCGAGAGAGTGTTTCGGCCTGACCTGGCTCGGGTGCCCATCGTCGTCTTGTCGAACAACGACGGCTGTGTCGTGAGCAGAACGGCCGAGGCAAAGGCGCTGGGCATCAAGATGGGTGAGCCGTGGTTCCAGATCCGTAAGTCATTCGAAGCGGCCGGCGGCATGGCGTTCAGTTCGAACTATGCGCTTTATGGCGATATGAGCGAGCGGGTCATGACCGTCATAGAAGGCCTGGTGCCGGCGCTGGAGGTTTATAGCATCGACGAGGCCTTCGCCGAGCTGACTGGCGTGCTGGGTGACCTCGATGCACTGGGCCGGGATATCCGCGGCCAGGTGCTGGCGTGCACGGGTATCCCGACTGGCGTTGGCATTGGCCCGAGCAAGACGCTGGCGAAGCTGGCCAACTACGCGGCGAAGCGCTGGCAGAAGCAGACGGGCGGGGTGGTCGATATCCGCGATCCGGAGCGCCGCGCCAAGCTGCTGGCTGCCACGCCGGTCGGTGAAGTGTGGGGCGTTGGCCGCCGGCTGACTGCTCGCCTGAGTGACCTGAACATCAAGACCGCTGCCGACTTGGCTGCAGCTGATGCATGGACACTGCGCACGCAGTTCAGTGTGGTGCTGGAGAAGACGGCGCGCGAACTGCGCGGCATAACCTGCCTCGAGCTTGACGGGGAGGCGCCGCCGAAACAGGAGATCTGCTGCAGCCGGATGTTTGGCAAACGCCTGCACGAGCTGCCGCCGATCCGCGAGGCAGTGGCCACCTACGCTGCCAGGGCAGCCGAGAAGTTGCGGGCTCAGGGGTCAGTATGCAAGCGGGTGCGGGTGAGCATCCGCACCGGGATGTTCAATCCCGATGAGCCCAAGTTCGCCCGAGGGATTATGTGCGAACTACAGTACCCGAGCGACGACACGCGGCTGATCACCCAGGCGGCCTTGGCCGGGCTGGAGCAGGTCTACCGCCCCGGCTTCGCGTTCAGCAAGGCAGAGGTGCTGCTGCTCGATCTCTGCCAGCGCGGCGAGTACACCGATGACCTGTTCACGCCAAGCCAGCCAGAGGCCTCCCGCCAGGTAATGGCGGTGCTGGATGCTGTGAATGCGAAGTGGGGCAGAGGAACGCTTCGACCTGGCGTGGTGCCGCCGACGCCGGGCTGGGGGATGAAGCGCGAGTTGATGAGTCGGAGTTTTACGACACGCCTTGATCAGCTCTGGCGAATTTGA
- a CDS encoding porin, with translation MNNNKIAITRFLPLTLAAAVALVTAQQAAAEIVLYDKDDTTFSTDGYINAFYVNSDVDRDGEQFDRRQSRVKMGFLPNWIGFNFGKQIDGLKLTGRSSFWVTINDSETNGTDTAIDVRQFYGTVSSPEWGEVLVGKDFGLFSRSNIFLDELLAGYGNVSDTLGLVDGTGVSFGNIGTGYPYPFPTSQITYRNNNLAEGLRVAVGIMDPVDTNDDSATGKAYQENPRFESEVSYQFDLGGSTIYTWVNGAYQTSENTDDTVDKVTSKGLGYGVQAKFGGLSLTGSGFQAKGINPFFTNNLGEPTLRDIDSDGYLLQGSYTWGKNHVALSYGKTEDDGNGLGVAADYETRGIAYFRTINDNLKLVAEYNQYQIDAAAGSGLNEDTDTFAVGAVLSW, from the coding sequence ATGAACAACAACAAGATCGCCATCACTCGATTTCTGCCCCTCACTCTGGCTGCCGCCGTCGCACTGGTGACCGCTCAGCAGGCTGCTGCCGAGATCGTCCTGTACGACAAGGACGACACCACTTTCTCCACCGACGGCTATATCAACGCCTTCTACGTCAACAGCGACGTGGATCGTGATGGCGAGCAGTTCGACCGTCGTCAGTCGCGGGTGAAGATGGGCTTTCTGCCCAACTGGATCGGTTTCAACTTCGGCAAGCAGATCGATGGTCTCAAGCTGACCGGTCGCTCGTCCTTCTGGGTCACCATCAACGACAGCGAAACCAACGGCACCGACACTGCCATCGACGTTCGTCAGTTCTACGGCACCGTCTCCAGCCCGGAGTGGGGCGAGGTGCTGGTGGGTAAGGACTTCGGTCTGTTCTCGCGCTCCAACATCTTCCTCGACGAGTTGCTGGCCGGTTACGGCAACGTCTCCGATACCCTCGGCCTGGTCGACGGCACCGGCGTGTCGTTCGGCAACATCGGCACTGGCTACCCGTATCCGTTCCCGACTTCGCAGATTACCTATCGCAACAACAACCTGGCCGAAGGCTTGCGTGTCGCGGTCGGCATCATGGATCCGGTCGACACCAACGATGACAGCGCCACCGGCAAGGCCTATCAGGAAAACCCGCGCTTCGAATCCGAGGTCAGCTACCAGTTCGATCTGGGTGGCTCGACCATCTACACCTGGGTCAACGGCGCCTACCAGACCTCCGAGAACACCGACGACACCGTCGACAAGGTCACCTCCAAGGGTCTTGGCTATGGCGTGCAGGCCAAATTCGGTGGTCTGTCGCTGACCGGCTCGGGCTTCCAGGCCAAGGGCATCAACCCGTTCTTCACCAACAACCTGGGCGAGCCGACCCTGCGTGACATCGACAGCGACGGCTACCTGCTGCAGGGCTCCTACACCTGGGGCAAGAACCACGTGGCGCTGTCCTACGGCAAGACCGAGGACGACGGCAACGGCCTGGGTGTGGCAGCTGACTACGAGACCCGCGGCATCGCCTACTTCCGCACCATCAACGACAACCTCAAGTTGGTCGCCGAGTACAACCAGTACCAGATCGATGCCGCCGCAGGCAGTGGTCTGAACGAGGACACTGACACCTTCGCTGTAGGTGCGGTGCTCAGCTGGTAA
- a CDS encoding DNA adenine methylase encodes MTQPVIPWQGGKRRLADRLIPLFPPHECYVEAFAGGAALFFMRPQPAPVEVLNDINGDLVSLYRVIQNHVEEFVRQFKWALSSRQLFEWQKVTRPETLTDIQRAARFFYLQHHAFGGKVSGQTFGTATTGPAPNIMRIEENLSAAWQRLAGVYVEHLPWLECVERYDRAHTFHYMDPPYWKTEGYGVDFPFEQYLAMADFMRRCKGRVMVSINDHPDIRQAFEGFHFERLDIRYSCTNQRSSLAETTGELVILNWEPAGLGGLFDGV; translated from the coding sequence ATGACCCAGCCCGTAATCCCATGGCAGGGCGGCAAACGCCGTCTGGCCGACCGTCTTATTCCTTTGTTCCCTCCGCACGAGTGCTACGTCGAGGCCTTTGCCGGCGGCGCTGCGCTGTTCTTCATGCGCCCCCAGCCTGCGCCCGTCGAGGTGTTGAACGATATCAACGGCGACCTGGTGTCGCTCTACCGCGTCATTCAGAACCACGTCGAAGAGTTCGTCCGGCAATTCAAGTGGGCGCTCTCCAGCCGGCAGTTGTTCGAGTGGCAGAAGGTCACTCGGCCGGAGACGCTGACCGATATTCAGCGGGCGGCTCGGTTCTTCTATCTGCAGCATCACGCCTTTGGCGGCAAGGTATCCGGGCAGACGTTCGGCACGGCCACCACAGGGCCGGCGCCGAACATCATGCGCATCGAGGAGAACCTCTCTGCCGCCTGGCAGCGCCTCGCCGGGGTGTACGTCGAGCACTTGCCATGGCTGGAGTGCGTCGAGCGCTATGATCGGGCGCACACATTCCACTACATGGATCCGCCTTATTGGAAAACCGAGGGCTACGGCGTGGACTTCCCGTTCGAGCAGTACCTGGCCATGGCCGACTTCATGCGGCGCTGCAAGGGCCGGGTGATGGTCAGCATCAATGACCACCCCGATATCCGCCAGGCTTTCGAAGGTTTCCACTTTGAGCGGCTGGATATCCGCTACAGCTGCACCAATCAGCGCAGCAGCCTGGCCGAAACGACCGGTGAGCTGGTGATTCTGAACTGGGAGCCGGCAGGGCTTGGTGGGTTGTTCGACGGCGTGTAG
- the nahK gene encoding hybrid sensor histidine kinase/response regulator NahK/ErcS', translating into MACTSTRPSPASPLVAPLAAASAELQARCEALERENDRLKRINAALIERVESIHSRGDDAYAAFQHSVVLSEQVRERTDALNQAMAELKSSNQLLSDARLRAETAHHHLIDAIESISDAFVLFDDRQRIVLFNSRFKALLARSRARIGTGARLEEIRRLTRSSGLVLEEQRGKEGEPSLLRLQDGRWVQVSERPTREGGLVILYTDITEVKQSEALRREQALAQKSRLLQRAVDNLSQGMAMVNAEGALELWNHRFLELCGLAPINAHRPFAEVMAESELEPLTPDSRDIGGKPLRQVEVRLFDGRMLEVRTHPLPTGGFVNTFTDITERHRQAQALSDSERWVRLITDHVPALIAYLSADLVYEFTNKVYEEWYCWPRGAMLGQSLREVHSEEHCQRLEPYVELALSGESVTFEFAETNHSGQERYMLRSYVPNRQASGEVVGIFVLIRDITERRRTAEALHQAYHHLEQRVRERTAELTTVNDQLRREIDERTQMESRLREAKGEAEQANLSKTKFLAAVSHDLLQPLNAARLFTSALLEKNDLTGCAPLVRNVSNSLDDVESLLGTLVDISKLDAGVIKPDIAPFAVSELLENLAAEYHQIARSEGLRLDYLPSSALVRSDVQLLARILRNFLSNAIRYTASGRILLGCRRRGNSLSIEVWDTGIGIPTDKLSEIFQEFKRGDTVQRKQDRGLGLGLAIVDKIAGMLGHRIRVASQQGRGSMFAVEVPLTRRAPRARAVQDSPDQLLERLSGARVWVLDNDAAICAGMRTLLEGWGCRVVTALSEEDLARQVDNYHAEADLLIADYHLDDERNGVDAVAQINARRSSPLPALMITANYSNELKQQMRELGHSLLHKPVRPMKLKAAMSHLMERGAGA; encoded by the coding sequence ATGGCATGCACATCAACCAGACCTTCACCGGCGTCGCCATTGGTCGCCCCACTGGCCGCAGCGAGCGCTGAACTGCAGGCGCGTTGCGAGGCGCTGGAGCGCGAGAACGACCGCCTCAAGCGTATCAATGCCGCATTGATCGAACGGGTGGAGTCGATCCATTCACGCGGCGACGACGCCTACGCGGCCTTCCAGCATTCGGTGGTGCTCTCCGAGCAGGTGCGTGAGCGCACCGATGCCTTGAACCAGGCGATGGCCGAGCTGAAGTCGAGCAACCAGTTGCTCAGCGATGCGCGGCTGCGTGCCGAGACTGCCCACCATCATCTGATCGACGCCATCGAAAGCATTTCCGATGCCTTCGTGCTGTTCGACGACCGCCAGCGCATCGTGCTGTTCAACAGCCGCTTCAAGGCGCTGCTGGCCCGCAGTCGCGCACGCATCGGCACTGGCGCACGGTTGGAGGAAATCCGCCGGCTGACCCGCAGCAGCGGCCTGGTACTGGAGGAGCAGCGCGGCAAGGAGGGCGAGCCGAGCCTGCTGCGTTTGCAGGATGGGCGCTGGGTGCAGGTGAGCGAGCGCCCGACCCGCGAAGGTGGCCTGGTGATCCTCTACACCGACATCACCGAGGTGAAGCAGAGCGAGGCGTTACGTCGCGAACAGGCGCTGGCGCAGAAGTCGCGCCTGCTGCAGCGCGCGGTCGACAATCTGTCTCAGGGCATGGCCATGGTCAACGCCGAGGGCGCGCTGGAGCTGTGGAACCACCGCTTTCTCGAACTCTGCGGGCTGGCGCCGATCAACGCCCATCGGCCGTTCGCTGAGGTGATGGCCGAAAGCGAACTCGAACCACTGACGCCAGACAGCCGCGACATCGGCGGCAAACCCCTGCGCCAGGTCGAAGTGCGGCTGTTCGACGGGCGCATGCTGGAGGTACGTACCCATCCGTTGCCCACCGGCGGCTTCGTCAACACCTTCACCGACATCACCGAGCGCCATCGCCAGGCACAGGCGTTAAGTGACAGCGAGCGTTGGGTACGCCTGATCACCGACCACGTGCCGGCGCTGATCGCCTACCTGTCGGCCGACCTGGTCTACGAATTCACCAACAAGGTCTACGAAGAATGGTACTGCTGGCCGCGCGGCGCGATGCTCGGGCAGAGCCTGCGCGAGGTGCACAGCGAAGAGCATTGCCAGCGCCTGGAGCCTTACGTCGAACTGGCGTTGTCCGGCGAGAGCGTCACCTTCGAGTTCGCCGAGACCAACCACAGCGGCCAGGAGCGCTACATGCTGCGCTCCTACGTGCCCAACCGTCAGGCCAGTGGCGAGGTGGTGGGCATCTTCGTGCTGATCCGCGACATCACCGAGCGCCGCCGCACTGCCGAGGCGCTGCACCAGGCCTATCACCATCTGGAGCAACGCGTACGTGAACGCACAGCCGAGCTGACCACGGTCAACGACCAGCTGCGCCGCGAGATTGACGAACGCACGCAGATGGAGTCGCGCCTGCGCGAGGCCAAGGGCGAGGCGGAGCAGGCCAACCTGTCCAAGACCAAGTTTCTCGCAGCGGTCAGCCACGATCTGCTGCAGCCACTGAATGCTGCGCGGCTGTTCACCAGTGCGCTGCTGGAAAAGAACGACCTGACCGGCTGTGCGCCACTGGTGCGCAACGTCAGCAACTCGCTGGATGACGTGGAAAGCTTGCTTGGTACGCTGGTCGATATCTCCAAGCTCGATGCCGGGGTGATCAAGCCCGATATCGCGCCGTTCGCCGTCAGCGAGCTGCTGGAGAACCTGGCAGCGGAATATCACCAGATCGCCCGCAGCGAGGGGCTGCGCCTGGATTACCTGCCAAGCTCTGCGCTGGTGCGCAGCGACGTGCAACTGCTGGCGCGGATTCTGCGCAACTTCCTCAGCAACGCCATTCGCTATACCGCCAGCGGGCGCATCCTGCTCGGCTGTCGGCGGCGCGGCAACAGCCTGTCCATCGAGGTCTGGGATACCGGGATTGGTATTCCCACGGACAAGCTCAGCGAGATCTTCCAGGAGTTCAAACGCGGCGATACGGTGCAGCGCAAACAGGATCGTGGCCTCGGTCTGGGCCTGGCGATCGTCGACAAGATCGCGGGGATGCTCGGCCACCGCATTCGCGTAGCCTCGCAGCAGGGCAGGGGCTCGATGTTTGCCGTGGAAGTGCCGCTGACTCGCCGCGCGCCGCGTGCACGCGCGGTACAGGACAGCCCGGATCAACTGCTCGAACGCCTCAGCGGTGCGCGGGTATGGGTGCTGGATAACGACGCGGCGATCTGCGCCGGCATGCGCACCCTGCTCGAGGGCTGGGGGTGCCGGGTGGTCACGGCGCTGTCCGAGGAAGACCTGGCGCGCCAGGTAGACAACTACCACGCCGAGGCGGATCTGCTGATCGCCGACTACCACCTCGACGACGAGCGCAACGGCGTCGATGCGGTGGCGCAGATCAACGCCCGGCGCAGTTCGCCGTTACCGGCGTTGATGATCACCGCCAACTACAGCAACGAACTCAAGCAGCAGATGCGCGAGCTGGGCCACAGCCTGCTGCACAAGCCGGTGCGGCCGATGAAGCTCAAGGCGGCGATGAGTCACCTGATGGAGCGTGGGGCAGGGGCTTGA
- the nosP gene encoding nitric oxide-sensing protein NosP, with protein sequence MALEQSEGVLSAVSNTKDVELAAQELARQLIHPYLGFVLFFCSAEYDLDGLGQALEQHFGGVSLVGCTSAGEITPQGYGRGCVVALGFDLRCFSIASVLIDEMERFNLLDAQHLVDGLVKDCRSNELASIKGHSFALTLLDGLSSREELVLGALSAALGSIPHFGGSAGDDNHLTHTHVYHGGCFHSGAAVVVLFNTWLEFEVFSSHHIEPSGEKLVVTRADSSSRRVYELNAAPAAQEYADLIGVPLDALDLRAFAAYPLAVRISDHYYVRSIQQVHDDLSLTFYCAVENGIVLTAMRPGPLLPNLQQLFAGLEQRLGPLLLTIGCDCFLRRLEIENDGGVEPVASLLRQQRVIGFNTYGEQFNGMHINQTFTGVAIGRPTGRSER encoded by the coding sequence ATGGCCTTGGAACAGTCGGAGGGCGTGCTCAGCGCCGTATCCAACACAAAGGATGTCGAGCTGGCCGCCCAGGAACTGGCACGCCAGCTGATCCACCCTTATCTCGGCTTCGTCCTGTTCTTCTGCTCAGCCGAATACGACCTCGACGGCCTTGGCCAGGCGCTGGAGCAGCATTTCGGCGGGGTGAGCCTGGTTGGTTGTACCAGTGCCGGGGAAATCACCCCGCAAGGCTACGGCCGTGGTTGTGTGGTGGCGCTGGGTTTCGACCTGCGCTGCTTCTCCATCGCCAGCGTGCTGATCGACGAGATGGAGCGCTTCAACCTGCTCGATGCACAGCATCTGGTCGATGGTCTGGTGAAGGATTGCCGCAGCAACGAGCTGGCTTCGATCAAGGGCCACAGCTTCGCCCTGACCCTGCTCGATGGTCTTTCCAGCCGTGAAGAACTGGTGCTCGGCGCGCTCAGCGCGGCGTTGGGCAGCATTCCGCACTTCGGCGGCTCGGCCGGCGATGACAACCATCTGACCCATACCCACGTCTACCACGGCGGGTGCTTTCATAGCGGTGCGGCGGTGGTGGTGCTGTTCAATACCTGGCTGGAGTTCGAGGTGTTCAGCTCTCATCACATCGAGCCCAGTGGCGAGAAGCTGGTGGTCACGCGCGCCGACAGCTCCAGCCGGCGAGTCTATGAGCTCAACGCTGCACCAGCGGCGCAGGAATACGCTGATCTGATCGGCGTACCGCTGGATGCGCTGGATCTCCGGGCGTTCGCTGCCTATCCACTGGCCGTACGCATCAGCGATCACTACTACGTGCGCTCGATCCAGCAGGTGCATGACGACCTCAGTCTGACCTTCTACTGCGCGGTGGAGAACGGCATCGTCCTCACCGCGATGCGCCCCGGCCCCTTGCTGCCCAACCTGCAGCAACTGTTCGCCGGGCTGGAGCAGCGCCTCGGGCCGCTGCTGCTGACCATCGGCTGCGATTGCTTCCTGCGTCGCCTGGAAATCGAGAACGACGGCGGCGTCGAGCCGGTCGCCTCACTGCTGCGCCAGCAGCGGGTGATCGGCTTCAACACCTACGGAGAGCAGTTCAATGGCATGCACATCAACCAGACCTTCACCGGCGTCGCCATTGGTCGCCCCACTGGCCGCAGCGAGCGCTGA
- a CDS encoding LexA family transcriptional regulator: MDSVTILGQIESGGTEVPYFLPSVPAGFPSPAQDHLEQRISLDELFGLHRPQIYLARVGGDSLQGLGILDSDLVLIDKSAKARRGDVVIACVNGEPLLKILGGDQHQVILLSANPQYPPRYVLEAEEFQVWGVYVGLCRQGRHCG, translated from the coding sequence TTGGACAGTGTCACCATCCTCGGCCAGATCGAATCTGGTGGTACCGAGGTTCCTTACTTCCTCCCCAGTGTTCCGGCCGGCTTCCCAAGTCCGGCCCAGGATCATCTTGAGCAACGCATCTCTCTCGACGAACTGTTCGGCCTTCATCGCCCGCAGATCTATCTCGCGCGTGTCGGCGGCGACAGCCTGCAGGGGCTCGGCATCCTCGACAGCGACTTGGTTCTGATCGATAAGTCGGCCAAGGCCCGGCGGGGCGATGTGGTGATCGCGTGTGTGAACGGCGAACCGCTGCTCAAGATCCTGGGTGGCGACCAGCACCAAGTCATCCTGCTGTCGGCCAATCCCCAGTATCCGCCGCGCTACGTGCTCGAGGCTGAAGAGTTTCAGGTCTGGGGCGTCTACGTCGGTCTGTGCCGGCAGGGGCGCCACTGTGGCTGA
- the pqqF gene encoding pyrroloquinoline quinone biosynthesis protein PqqF, with the protein MSDQPVLVRRLSNGAEIRVLQQPWAERVGLCLRVAVGSHDEPPAYPGLAHFLEHLLFLGSRHYAAEQGLMAFVQGQGGVVNASTQARHTDFVFELAAEQLQPALLRLLDMLRWPLLQVEAQAREREVLQAEYQARSQDASCRIDHALSQALAAGHRCADFLAGDRASLPLEQTVFQQALRDYHQNHYLAGRMRLTLVGPQPAEQLLAIAEEHLRQSPGCDDEPANMAPAAMLPLRAPRLSLQHSRAGLYLGCAVQLQADGLEQALELLLDALQDAAPRGLLAGLRELGLCQQLLVRVLYCHAGQCLLRFDCGGAEVTRGTELRTAIQGWLQSVQDDPNWASRLREWHQSAALRQLVASPLALAQHLQAPQCDEACTLRALKNLLAQMTADDGWIELQCSEQPQPDWPAGGLSLPLRALPACEPVVVVHRDWRLPLGDALLQVKVPAVAVLPAVRLRHYASVSAGDPAALYWRGRLDGEGAWDELEATLQARIGDIRQRGERLGIVTQLSVQRESWTLVLQGVARLLSGFSAQILPLLLAPIGQRVEPASQGLLLRALLQRLPVLCEAPGELELQGMGVGFSEREQEQLAQLCTSVEPLLALQPVSGDGGGLTWCQAAQPGGDAALLLFCPLPAVDAYTEAAWRLLGQLLQGRFYQRLRGELQLGYALFAGFRQMQGQRGLLFALQSPVCDAAGIFGHIRAFLDEQRESLATLDDTLLSGCRTALQQALRPLQANLPRAEQLWQLHLAGLPEVHPQRVREALTALAPNDLLKAHEQLLRVSDWRVLASGAQPPA; encoded by the coding sequence ATGTCTGATCAACCCGTTCTTGTCAGGCGCCTGAGCAATGGCGCCGAGATCCGTGTCCTGCAACAGCCCTGGGCGGAGCGGGTGGGGCTTTGCCTGCGAGTCGCAGTGGGCAGCCATGATGAGCCGCCTGCCTATCCGGGGTTGGCGCATTTTCTCGAACATCTGCTGTTTCTCGGTAGCCGTCACTATGCTGCCGAGCAGGGTTTGATGGCCTTCGTCCAGGGGCAGGGCGGTGTGGTCAATGCCTCCACTCAGGCGCGACATACCGATTTCGTTTTCGAGCTTGCGGCCGAACAGTTGCAACCAGCGTTGCTGCGGCTGCTGGATATGCTGCGTTGGCCGCTGTTGCAGGTCGAGGCTCAGGCGCGCGAGCGCGAGGTGCTGCAGGCCGAATATCAGGCGCGTAGCCAGGACGCCAGCTGCCGCATCGATCATGCCCTGAGTCAGGCTCTGGCCGCAGGGCATCGTTGCGCGGACTTTCTCGCCGGGGATCGAGCGAGCCTTCCGCTCGAGCAGACAGTATTCCAGCAGGCGCTGCGGGACTATCACCAAAACCATTATCTTGCCGGACGCATGCGCCTGACCCTGGTCGGGCCGCAGCCGGCGGAGCAATTGCTGGCCATTGCTGAAGAGCATCTCAGGCAAAGTCCTGGCTGTGACGATGAACCGGCCAATATGGCGCCAGCCGCTATGCTGCCGCTGCGCGCGCCCCGCTTGAGCCTGCAGCACAGCCGAGCTGGGTTGTACCTGGGCTGCGCCGTGCAGCTTCAGGCAGATGGCCTGGAGCAGGCGCTGGAGCTGTTGCTCGATGCGCTGCAGGATGCAGCACCCCGGGGCTTGCTCGCGGGGCTGCGTGAGCTGGGCTTGTGCCAGCAGTTGCTGGTGCGGGTGTTGTATTGCCATGCCGGGCAATGCCTTTTGCGTTTCGACTGTGGCGGGGCCGAGGTGACTCGGGGCACCGAATTGCGCACTGCCATTCAAGGCTGGTTGCAGTCTGTACAGGACGATCCGAACTGGGCGTCACGTTTGCGTGAGTGGCATCAGAGTGCTGCGCTGCGCCAGCTTGTGGCGAGCCCCCTGGCCCTGGCGCAGCATCTGCAAGCGCCGCAATGCGATGAGGCGTGCACGCTGCGAGCGCTCAAGAACCTGTTGGCGCAGATGACGGCTGATGACGGCTGGATCGAGTTGCAGTGCAGCGAACAGCCCCAGCCTGATTGGCCCGCGGGCGGCTTGAGCCTGCCATTGCGTGCGCTGCCGGCGTGTGAGCCTGTCGTCGTAGTTCACCGCGACTGGCGTTTGCCGCTGGGTGATGCGCTGTTGCAGGTGAAGGTGCCAGCCGTGGCCGTTCTGCCCGCTGTCCGGCTGCGTCATTACGCCAGCGTGAGTGCCGGTGACCCTGCGGCGCTGTACTGGCGCGGACGGTTGGACGGTGAGGGCGCTTGGGATGAACTCGAAGCCACCTTGCAGGCGCGGATTGGCGATATCCGTCAGCGTGGTGAGCGCTTGGGCATCGTCACCCAACTGAGCGTGCAGCGTGAGAGCTGGACGCTGGTGTTGCAGGGGGTGGCAAGGCTGCTGTCGGGCTTCAGTGCGCAGATCCTGCCATTGCTGCTGGCGCCCATCGGCCAGCGGGTCGAGCCGGCTTCTCAGGGGCTGCTACTAAGGGCGCTGCTGCAACGCCTGCCAGTGCTTTGCGAGGCCCCGGGCGAGCTGGAGTTGCAGGGAATGGGAGTCGGTTTTAGCGAGCGTGAGCAGGAGCAGCTTGCCCAGCTCTGCACGAGTGTCGAACCGCTGCTCGCCCTGCAGCCGGTGTCGGGTGACGGCGGCGGGCTCACCTGGTGTCAGGCCGCGCAGCCAGGTGGTGATGCGGCGCTATTGCTGTTCTGTCCGCTGCCTGCTGTCGATGCCTATACCGAGGCGGCCTGGCGTCTGCTTGGGCAGCTGTTGCAGGGCCGTTTCTACCAGCGGCTGCGTGGCGAGCTGCAGCTCGGCTACGCGCTGTTTGCCGGTTTTCGCCAGATGCAGGGCCAGCGTGGGCTGCTGTTCGCACTGCAGTCGCCGGTATGCGATGCGGCCGGCATCTTCGGCCATATCCGTGCATTTCTCGATGAGCAGCGCGAGTCACTCGCAACGCTGGATGACACGCTCTTGTCAGGTTGCCGCACGGCATTGCAGCAGGCGCTTCGTCCGCTGCAGGCGAACCTTCCGCGTGCCGAGCAGCTTTGGCAATTGCATCTGGCCGGATTACCCGAGGTGCATCCGCAACGGGTGCGAGAGGCGCTAACAGCGCTGGCGCCGAACGATCTGCTCAAGGCTCACGAGCAATTGCTGCGAGTGAGCGACTGGCGTGTGCTGGCCAGCGGAGCGCAGCCGCCCGCCTAG